GAGGCCGGGGTCGTCTCCCTACATAGCGAACTGGCCGAAGCGGCGCGTGAGCGCAACTGGCGGGCCGCCTTTGCCGGCGAAGCGAACATCATTCTCGGCACCCGGCTTTCGATTTTTACGCCCCTGCCACGCCTTGGCCTTATCGTTATCGATGAGGAGCATGATCCTTCCTTCAAGCAGCAGGATGGCATGCGCTATTCGGCCCGCGACGTCGGCGTCTTTCGTGCGCACCAGCTTGGCATCCCAATTCTGCTGGGTTCGGCGACGCCGTCGCTGGAGTCTTGGGCCAATGCGCAGAGCCGTCGCTACGGCTTGCTGTGCCTTCATCAGCGGGCAAATCCGGAGGCAACGCTGCCCATCGTCCACGTTCTGGATACCCGGAAAATGGTGCTCAAGGAGGGGGTCAGTGAGCCACTGATCGCGGCCATCAAGGAGCGCCTTGCCCGTCGCGAGCAAAGCCTGGTATTCCTCAATCGTCGCGGCTATGCGCCAGTGTTGGCATGTCCCGCCTGTGGCTGGGTGTCGCGCTGCACGCGCTGTGCTGCCAACATGGTGCTGCATCTGGCCGATCGCCGCTTGCGCTGTCATCACTGTGGTTGCGAACACCGCGTGCCGAAGGCCTGCCCGACCTGCGGCAATCAGGACATTCATCCGTTTGGGCGGGGGACGCAGCGTCTCGAAGTGTGGTTGCAGGAGCAGTTTCCCGACGCGCGTATCCTGCGCGTCGACCGCGATTCAGTAAAAAGCCGCAAGCAGTGGGAAACGATGCTTGAATTGATTCATGGTGGCGAAGCCGACATTCTGGTCGGTACCCAGATGCTGGCCAAAGGACATGACTTTCCCCGGCTGACGTTGGTCGGTGCACTGGGCGCCGATGCTGCCCTTTATGCCGCCGACTGGCGGGCACCGGAACGACTGTTTGCCCAATTGATGCAAGTGGCCGGCCGGGCAGGGCGGGCGGAATTGAAAGGGGAGGTGCTGATCCAGACCGAGTATCCGGATCATCCCCTGTTCGCCGCGCTGACTGACCACGACTATCCACGTTTTGCTGCCCAGCAGCTCAAGGAGCGCGAGCAGGCGGGGTTCCCGCCCTATGCTTTCCAGGCCGTGCTGCGCGCCGAAGCACCGGAAATGGCCGATTCAATCGCCTTCCTGGCGGCTGCCGCCGAGTTGTCGGTGGTCGGTGAGCATGAAAAAGTCATGATTTATGATCCGGTACCGATGCGACTGGCCCGGCTGGCCAGTCTGGAGCGCGGCCAATTGCTCGCTGAATCCTATTCCCGGCCAGCCTTGCAGAATTTTCTCCCATGCTGGCGGGAAGCCATCGAGGGCCTCAAGGCCCCCTCAAAGCTCCGTTGGCACATCGAGGTAGATCCGCTCGAGTTTTGAGCCGCCTCAAGCGGTCCGACCAGGTCTGACCATCCAGAGCAAGGCCAGAAGCTGGCCGCCGAGCAGGGTGAAAAAGGCAGCCCGAAAAGCACTATCACTTGCCCATCCGCTTGCCTGAAGCCTGTCGACCAATATTCCGATGCCCCACTGAAGACCGAAAGCACCGGCGAAGACGAGCAGGTTGAGGGCGGTGTTAGCCCGTCCCGAGAGGGCCGACGGGAAGGCTTGGGCGACCAGTGAATACGACACATTGGAGAGTGAAAAACAGGCACCCAGAACCGGCCACAACAGGTTTCCGGCGAAGCCTGGCTGGCAGGTTATCAGCGTCAGCAAACCGATGGCGATGACCATCGAGCTGCGATAGATGGTGTCGAGCTTGACGCCACGCCGGACCAGACCGGTGGCGAAAAAGCCCATGAACATGAATCCGGCCAGCATGGCACCGCTTATCCAGGTCAGGCGAACGGCGATCGCGGCGCTGTCGAGCCCCTCCATGATGGTCATCCAGCGCGCCACCCATAGACCCTGAACGGCCATGAAACCTCCGGTAAACCAGAAGCCCATCGGCGCATACCGCCAGAAATGCTGGCTGGAAAATACGCTTTTGACGCCGGCCATCTGGGCGGCGAAACCAGTGCCACCAGTCTCATCCCGTTTGTCGGGGACGACCGTCCAGAGAATGGTGGCGACAGACAGGGTGATAAGTGCCAGAGCGAGGGCGATGGAGCGCCAACTGGCGTAGCCGAGCGCCAGTTCGAGTGGCTTTGAAGCGGCCAGCGCGCCGAGTCCGCCCGAGGCCATTACCCAGCCGGTCAGCGAGGCTTGCCGTTCGGGCGGAAACCACTGGGCGAAAGCCTTGAAGGAGGCCATCAGACAGGCGGAAACACCCAGCCCGATCAAGGCACGGCCAAGGGCCAGGCCACCGAGCGCATCGGAGACGGCGAAGACGGCTGCGCCGGCAGCGGCGATAACCAGCAGGCCAGCCTCGACCCGGCGTGGCCCGAAGCGGTCGAGCAGCATGCCAAGGGGCAGCTGAGCTGCGCCAAAGGCAAGAAAATACGTGCTGGTCAGTAGCCCCAGCGCGTTGTCGCCTAGGTTCAGCTCACGGGCAAGGACAGGTCCGATGACTGCATTCGCCGTGCGAAAAAGGTAAGAGAGAAAATAACCGGCGGCAAAGGGCAGGAACAGCCTTAGCCATAGCTTGCGGTTGTCGGTGGGATTCACGGGTTCTCCGGTTTCACGTGGAACGGCACTGGGTCGGATGGCGTCTTTTCTGGATTTTTTCGTAGCCATTCGATCCGTGCGATGACTTTCTGCTGCCAGTTATGGGCAATGCCGGGGCTGGCCGCCAGCTTCTCGAGATCAGCCAGTGCCGGCCGGTGAGTCTGCCAGAGACGCATCGCCGCGGCCATGGTTAGGCTGTCTTGAGCGGGGGACAGCAGTTCCAGACGGTCATCCGGCGTCACCAGGCCAGGCGTGGTGACCCGCCAATACCAGCCGGTCAGGCCATGATCGGCAATGAAGGCAGCCATGCCGTCGCTGGCAAAGCGTTCGTCGATCTTCCAGCATGGATTGCGCGGCTGGCACACTTGCAGCTGCGCGCCGCCAAGGCACCAGATATCGCCGATCCGCACATCATTTTCGTCGAGTTCGGCGGTCGAAATGTTTTCCCCGATACTGCCAATGACCAAACTTGCCGCAGCTTCCGGGAATTCTGCGGCCAGCCTGGCGTAATGGGCAGCCGGATAGAGATGGACCGCTTTATCGGGGCCGCCATGCACTCGCCGGTCGGCCTGCTCGTCGCCGGCGAAGCCTTCCAGACCGAGCGTGAGGGGGCCATTGACCGGTTGCTTGTACATGCCGGTCGGTCGGCCCGAGCCGGGGAGTGGGCGTATGCCACCAATAAAGAGGGAAACGTGTGCCATGGTCGTCCGATTTTGCCATCAATTCCACAACCATGCTGCGCCACGTACCCCCGAGGAATCCCCATGCATCGGCGGCAGAAACTTTGTGTTAAAGGCGTCAGAAAAGACGTATGGTCTGCAGCATTCCGGCAGGTTTCGGTAAAGCCGTTGCATGCCCGACAGGCCGCCACCGATGACGATGACTTGCGGATCGAGAATGTTGATGACACCGGCCAGGGCGCGGCCGAGGCGGGCCTCAAAGCGGCGCAGAGAAGCTTCGCAGGCCGCGTCGCCGGCTGCAGCGCGATGATCGATGACATCGCTGCCCAGGTGCTGGCCGGTATGGCGGAGATGGTCAGCACTCAGCGCCGGACCTGAAAGAAAGGCTTCGATGCAGCCATTCCGGCCGCAGTAGCAGGGCGGTAGTGGAAGATCGTCGCCTATCGGGAGGGGCAGAGGATTATGACCCCACTCGCCGGCGATGGCATTGGCCCCGGTCAGTGCTTGCTGGTCGATCACAATCCCGCCGCCGACCCCGGTGCCGAGAATGATTCCGAAAACGACCTTGGCGTCCCGGCCGCTGCCATCTACCGCCTCGGAGAGCGCAAAGCAGTTGGCGTCGTTGGCCAGCCTGACCTCCCGCTGGAGCAATGCCTGCAGATCGCGCCGCAACGGTTGGCCGATCAGGCAGGTTGAATTGGCATTCTTGATCAGACCGGAGACCAGTGATTCGGCGCCCGGAATGCCGATCCCGACACTGCCACGGCTCCCGAGTTCGCTTTCGGCGCTTTCGACCAGGCCGGCGATGGCCATCAGTGTTGCCATATAGTCGCCGGACGGGGTCGGGATGCGCTGGCGCAGCAAAACACCACCATCGTCGGCTAGCGCGATGATCTCGATCTTGGTGCCGCCAAGGTCTACACCCAGCCGCATCAGACGCGAACGGCGATGCCCTTGACGTTGCCGTAGGTGGTCGTCAGTGTGCGCAGGACGCTGGCACCGGCCTCGAGCAGCAACATGAACAGGTTACGTTCGGTATAAAGGCAGACTTGTTGGCGAATCCCGTATTTTTCAGCGAGGGCCGGGGATAGTTTTCCGAAGCGCTGATCGATGCTCGATTCACCGGCGCTATAGCCCTCACTCAGTTCGGAGTGCAGGCCAAGGACCGAGATGTACAACTTGCCACCGATCTTCAGCTTGAGCAGCAGTTGCCGGACAATCCGGCGGGCATCGTCGTAAGGCATGCTGCACAGGCCGCGCCGGATGACGATCAGGTCGAATGGTTCGCCGGGCAGGTTGTCCGGCAGGTCGGCCAGGTTGCATGGGGCAAAGGAGATCTCCTCGCGCAAGCCAGCGGCGAGAATTCTGCCGTCAATGTCGGTGGCAACATCGGCGTGGTCGGCAACGATGACCTGGGCACCAAGACGGGCAAACTTGATGGCCATCTCGCAGCGCTTGTCGGGGAGAATCAGGACCGAAACGCGCTGATCGAAACGATGGCGCTTGACGCATTCTTCGAGCGCGTAGCGCTCAAGTTCGTCAGCCCCTGTTTCAAGCGGATTGGCAGTAATATTCGCGGACATGATTTTGTCTCCCTTCGCTTCATTGTGCACAAGGCGGAGCAGCGTGACAACCGCGAATCCGTGCAGCGAAAGGAAATCCCATGCTTGTCCGCTTTCTATCCAGTGAAACCGGTGAATTGCTGATGTTTTCCGAGGCGGCAGGGCCACTCCTGCAGGCTCTTGGCAAGGCCACCACGGCGCGTGGTACCTTTACCCAGGCCGAGATGGGAGCGGCCGCCCAGGCTTTACGTGAGGCCGTGCAGCGTGCCGATGCGCCGCCGCCCGATGACGACGAACTCGACGAGATGGGCAAAAAGAAGCCGCCTGTCGTCGCCATGAGCCAGCGGGCCTGGCCATTGATCGACATGCTGGAGCGAAGCAGCCGGGGCGGCCCCAAGGCGAATATCGTCTGGGAAGCGTCAGCCGACTTCTGAAAGCCGGCTAACCGGCTGGCTTGATACCAAAGCCGAGGGCGATTCCTTCGCTCACTGTGCGCAAGGCCTGTTCGAATTGACCGAATACTTCGGTTGAGGGTATTTCACCGCCATGCAGGACTTTCTCGAGGGCAGCGGCCGCGTTTTGCAGTTCCTGGGCCCCGATTGTCCCAGCCAGCCCCTTGGTGGAGTGGGCCTGGCGTTCGGCAGTGGCAAAATCACCCTGGTCGAGGGCCGTGCGAATGGCCTTGGGTACATCGATGGTGCGGGTATAAACATCCCGCACTATCTTTTCGTACAGCTCGGGCTTGTTCATCATGCGTCTCAGGCCGTCGGCCTTGTCGATGCCAGGGAGGTCGGGCAGTCCGTTTGCGTCGGTCATGGCTATCCCTTCAAGGCGCCCAGGTTTTGACCAGCCGCCTGATCAAAAAAGTTCGATGTCATCGCTCTTTTCCTTCATTTCTGCCATGTAATTGTCGACGGCTTCCTGGACCGGCATGCCTTGCATGACGGCTTCGAACATGGCGATTTCCTCGCGCGTCGAATACTTGCTGCGGATCTTGTCCTGCAGGCCAACCCATTCACCAGGGTTGAACAGGCGCTTGTTATCGGCAACCAGGGTGCTGAGATCGCCCAGACTGATACCGACGTGGGCCAAGCGCTGAACCAGTTTGTCGTAAAACTGGAAGGCGATGATGGCCTGGTGCACCATGCTGGATACGTGGTCGGAGACGCCGCTGAGATTTTGCTTGGCAATGCCGACGGCACCCTCGTCGGGCAGGGTCTGCACGGTGTCGGAAATGACCCGCATGTAGCCGGCCATGGTCGTGAAGGACTTGGTCAGAACGTCAACCGACGTGTCGCTATCCTTCATTGCCGCCTCGATCTGCACCGCAGCCAGCTCCAGCATCAATACGGTTTCCCTGACCTGACTCCAGCTCAGGTCAGGCGTACGGGCAGTCGTGCCGCGTGGATGGATCGTTTCGTCATTCATTATTTTTGCCCCCTCACTGACGAGAAACTATAGCGCAAAATTCAGTGAGGATTTCTGTCTCTTGCGGACCCTCCATGCTGGGTGGCGATTTGGCGTGATAATGAGGCGATGTTTTCAAAGCCCATGCTCATATTGTGGCTGTTGTTCAGCGTCGCTGAAGCGACGGCTGAGCCGCCCCTAATCGCCATCGATGTCGGGCATGGCGGTGCCGATGGTGGGGCGACGAGTGCACGGGGTCGTCCGGAATTCGCCTTCAACCGTGATTTGGCGGGTGTTCTCGCTGATGTGATGCGGGCCCGCGGTCAGCGTGTTCGCGAAGTCAATTTTTCTGGTGATATTGGCCATCTGGCAGCGCGCCCCGAGCGGGCGTTGGGCAGTGACTTTTTCATCTCGATCCACCACGACTCGATTGGCGAGGCATGGCTAAAACCGTGGCTGTGGGCGGGCCATGAGCAGACTTACACGGAGGTCAAGCGTGGCTACGGCCTCTTCATCTCGGCGCAGAATCCCTATCCGGAGACCAGCCTGCGCTGCGCCTCGGCGATGGGTGCCGTGTTGCGGCGGGCCGGCTTCACCCCGTCTACCTGGCATGGTCGACGACATCTGGCTGCCGATGCCGAAAATGGCGTCTGGTATTACGACAATCTTGTTGTGCTTTACCGGACGACCTTGCCGGCGGTCCTCTTTGAGGCCGGGGTGATCAAACACCGGGATGAAGAACTGGAATTGCTCGACGCCGAACGTCAGGCCCGGATGGCTGATGCCCTGGCAACCGGGTTGGCCGCGTGCCTGTCGGTTACAGGAATATCGGCTCGGGAGTAAGGTCGACGGCGAATTTCGCCTTCACGTCGGACTGAACAGCGACCATCGTCCGTTTGACGTCAGCACCGGTTGCACCGCCGTGATTGACCAGCACCAGCGCCTGTTTTTCGTACATGCCGACCGGGCCGAGGGACTTGCCTTTCCAGCCGGCCTGTTCGATCAGCCAGCCGGCCGCCAGTTTGACCTGGCCATCGGGCTGTGGATAGCGGGGGAGCGTCGGGTAGTCGGCAGCCAAGGCGTCAGCCCGGGCCAGATCGACGACGGGATTGTGGAAAAAGCTGCCGGCGTTCGGCGTGATCGACGGGTCCGGCAGCTTGCGCTGGCGGACGGCGATGATCGCCCTGGCGATATCCTGTGGTGTCGGCGAGGCGATGCTGTGGACGGCAAGTTCCTGCGTCACGTCGGCGTAGCGGATGTTGGGCGTCCACGCCTTGGGAAGCCGGAATACGACCGAAGTAATCGCCATTCGCCCACTCAAATGCCAGCCTTCCTGCTTGAAAAGGCTGTCGCGGTAGCCGAAACGGCACTGCTCGCGGTTTAGCGTCAGAAACGCCTGCTGGTCAAAATCCCAGGCGGTCAGCGCATGGAAACATTCGCCCACTTCCAGCCCATAGGCACCGATATTCTGGATCGGTGCCGCCCCGACCGTGCCGGGAATCAGGCTGAGGTTTTCCAGTCCCGGCCAGCCCTGTTGCAATGTCCACTGAACAAAATCATGCCAGTTTTCACCGGCCCCGGCTTCGATATAGAAAGCGTCGGTATCTTCCTTGATCAGGTGCTTGCCGGGGATCGCCATATGCAGGACGAGGCCATCGAAATCTCCAGTCAGGACGAGGTTGCTGCCGCCGCCGAGGATGAAGCGTTTGCCGTCACCGATCTGAACGGTGGCCAGTTCACCAGCCGAGACAATGCGGATATAACGCGCCGCCCGGCCCGGCAGGGCGAGGGTGTTGCAGTGCGTCAGATCGGCGGCGGCGATTTCGTTCATCACGGATTCAGAGCAGGGGGGCCAGCCAGTACTCGGCGTCCTTGATGGCCATGCCCTTGCGTGCCGCCCAGTCTTCGAGCTGATCCCGGCTGATTTTCGGAATGGCAAAATAGGCCGCGTCGGGATGGCCGATATAGAAGCCTGAGACGGCTGCGGCCGGTGTCATTGCACAGGACTCGGTGAGGTGCATGCCGGCGTTGGCCGGCGCATCGAGCAGGGCGAACAGTTCGCGCTTGGCCGTGTGATCCGGGCAGGCCGGGTAGCCGGGGGCGGGGCGGATGCCCTTGTATTGCTCGTTGATCAGGGCATCGTTGTCGAGCGACTCGTTGGCACCATAGCCCCAGTAGTGAGTACGTACTCGCATGTGGAGCCACTCAGCAGCGGCTTCGGCCAGGCGATCGGCCAGCGATTTCAGCATGATCGCAGAATAGTCGTCATTGGCCTTTTCGAAGGCGGCAACGCGCTCATCAATACCAAGGCCGGCAGTAACGGCGAAGGCGCCGACGTAATCTTGATCGCCGACGTAATCAGCTAGTGCAACGTTGTAGCGGCCCTTCGGTTGCTTGTGCTGCTGACGCAGGCCGACCCAGCGGGTCAGTTCGGTGCTGCGGCTTTCATCGCCATAAATAATGATGTCTTCGTTTTCACCCCGGGCCGGGTAGAGGCCGAAGACGGCTTTGGCGGTCAGCCAGTTTTGCGCAACGATCTTGGCCAGCATGGCCTGGGCGTCGGCGAACAGCTGGCGGGCGGTTTCGCCGACCACGTCGTTCTGCAGGATGGCCGGGTAGCGACCGGCCAGATCCCAACTCTGGAAGAAGGGCGACCAGTCGATGTAGGGAACCAGTTCGGCCAGCGGGATGGTCAGCGCCTGGCGACCGGACAGCGCCGGCTTGACCGGAGTAAATCCGTCGTTCCACGTGAAACGGTTGGCGCGTGCTTCAGCCAGCGTCACCATCGTGGCACCCTTGCGGCCGGCATGTTCGGCCCGCACGCTGGCGTATTCGGCAACGATTTCAGCCATGTAGCCGTCGCGCTGGTCGGCTGAGAGCAGCTTGGTGGCGACGCCGACGGCGCGCGAGGCATCGGGGACGTAAACCACGGCACCATTGGTGTTGGGGGCGATCTTGATCGCCGTATGGGCGCGGCTGGTTGTGGCGCCGCCGATCAGCAGTGGCTGCTTCATGCCCTGGCGCTGCATTTCGCTGGCGACGTGGGCCATTTCCTCGAGCGACGGGGTGATCAGGCCGGACAGGCCGATGATGTCGACACGATGCTCCAGGGCGGCCTTCAGGATGTTGTCGCAACTGACCATGACGCCGAGGTCGACGACATCGTAGCCATTACAGCCGAGGACGACGCCAACGATGTTCTTGCCGATGTCGTGTACATCACCCTTGACCGTGGCCATCAGGATCTTGCCCTTGCTGCCCAGGCCGGTGCGGGTCTTTTCCGCCTCGATGTAGGGGAGCAGGTGGGCCACCGCCTGTTTCATGACGCGGGCCGACTTGACCACCTGTGGGAGGAACATCTTGCCGGCGCCGAAGAGATCGCCGACGACGTTCATGCCGTTCATCAGCGGGCCTTCGATGACGGCGAGCGGTGGCTTGCCTTTACCTTCAAGTTTGGCGCGGACTTCTTCGGTGTCGGCCACGACGAAATCGGTAATGCCCTTGATCAGTGCATGTTCAAGGCGCTTTTCGACGGATTGCTGACGCCTCGAAAGGTCGGGGCCGCTATCCTTGGCTTTACCCTCTTTCACGGTCTGGGCGAAATCGACCAGAGCCTCGCCCGCTTCCGGGTGGCGATTGAGGACGACAGCCTCGACCTTGTCGCGCAGTACCGGGTCCAGGTCATCGTAGATGCCGAGCATGCCGGCATTGACGATACCCATGGTCATGCCGTTCTTGATGGCGTGATAAAGGAAAACGGTGTGGATCGCCTCGCGCACGGCGTCATTGCCACGGAAGCTGAACGAGACGTTGGAGACGCCGCCGGAAATGTGGGCGTGCGGCAGGTTTTCCTTGATCCAGCGCACCGACTCGATGAAATCGACGGCGTAGTTGTCGTGTTCGGGAATGCCGGTGGCGATGGCAAAAATGTTCGGGTCGAAGATGATGTCTTCGGCCGGAAAACCAATGCTGAGCAGAAGGTCGTAGGCGCGCTTGCTGATTTCAGTCTTGCGGGCGAAGGTGTCGGCCTGGCCCTTTTCGTCGAAGGCCATGACGATGACCGCAGCGCCGTATCGGCGGGCGAGTTTGGCCTGTTCGATGAACTTGGCTTCGCCCTCCTTCATCGAGATTGAATTGACGATGCCCTTGCCCTGGATGCACTTGAGGCCGGCTTCGATGACTTCCCATTTCGACGAGTCGATCATGATCGGCACGCGGGAAATGTCGGGTTCCGAGGCGATCAGTTTGAGGAAGCGATCCATCGCTGCCAGCGAGTCGAGCATCGCCTCGTCCATGTTGATATCGATGACCTGGGCACCATTCTCGACCTGCTGGCGGGCAACAGCCAGGGCGTCGTCGAAGCGGCCTTCGAGGATCATGCGGGCGAAGGCTTTCGAGCCGGTGACGTTGGTTCGTTCGCCGACGTTCACGTAGAGCGAATCGGCGCCGACATTGAACGGCTCCAGCCCGGACAGGCGGAGTTTCTTCTCGATGCTCGGGATTTTTCTTGGGGCGACCGCTGCGACGCGTTGAGCAATCGCCTGGATGTGCTCGGGCGAAGTGCCGCAGCAGCCGCCGACGATATTGACGATGCCGCTCTTTGCCCAGCCCTCGATTTCATCGGCCAGCATGTCGGCGGTTTCGTCGTAGCCGCCGAAGGCATTGGGCAGGCCGGCATTCGGGTGGGCCGAGATGTAGCAGTCGCAGACGCGCGACAGTTCCTCGACGTACTGGCGCAGTTCCTTGGCGCCGAGTGCACAGTTCAGGCCGAAGGAGAGCGGCCGGATATGGTTCAGCGAATTCCAGAATGCCTCGGCTGTCTGTCCCGACAACGTGCGGCCGGAAGCGTCGGTAATCGTGCCGGAAATCATCACCGGCCAGCGGCGGCCGGCCTGCTCGAAGAATTGTTCGATGGCGAACAAGGCGGCCTTGGCGTTGAGCGTATCGAAAACGGTTTCGACGAGCAGGATGTCGGCGCCACCATCGGTCAGGCCGCGAATCGCTTCGAGGTAATCGGTGACCAGAGCGTCGAAGGTGACATTGCGATAACCGGGGTCGTTCACATCCGGCGAGATCGAGGCAGTGCGACTCGTCGGGCCGAGAACGCCGGCAACGAAGCGCGGCTTGGCCGGGTTGGCGGTGGTGAATTCATCGCACAGGCGGCGGGCGAGGGTGGCACCCTCGACGTTCAGTTCGTAGACGATGGGCTCAAGTTTGTAATCAGCCTGCGACACCGCGGTGGAATTGAAGGTGCAGGTTTCGAGAATGTCGGCCCCGGCTTCGAGGTATTCGCGGTGAATGCCGCCGATGACATCGGGTCGGGTCAGGACCAGCAGGTCGTTGTTGCCCTTGAGGTCATGTCGGTGATCGGCGAAACGCGTGCCGCGATAGTCGGCTTCCTGCAATCCGTGACGCTGGATCATCGTGCCCATGGCCCCGTCGAGGACGAGCATTCTTTGGGCGAGCAGGGCGGAAAGTTCGGCGGTACGGTCGGTTTGCTGCATGATCACCTCGGCAAAACAAAATGACGCCGGGTACGCCGCAAAAACGAACGGCGCCACAAACCGGCTGGGTTTGCGAGCGCCGTTGATCATTGCCGAGCCTGGCCCCGGCATTCACGTCAAGCATGAAAAGGGTCGCAGCGCTCCTCGGCAGAATGACTAGTTTACCGGCCTGAAGGCCAGATGCCAAGTTAAGCGACTGATTTTGTGGCAAAGGCGAGGCGGCTGTAGTGCTTCAGCCGGGCACCCCGGCAAACACCGAAACCGCATTGCGTCCCTGATCTTTGGCCTGGTACATGGCCTGATCAGCCAGTTTGCGCAGGGTATCCAGGCTGATGCCATGCGTCGGACAAATGGCGATGCCGATACTGCAAGACAGGTCGAGAGGCCCGGCCGTTGTTTCGATAGGGGCTGAAATGGCAGCCAGCAGCTTCCTGCCGACGTTTTCGGCATCCTCAATGTTCAGGATGTTGGCCAGCAGGATGACAAATTCGTCGCCGCCGTAGCGGGCAACCGTGTCACAGGCGCGCAGTTCATCCGCCATGCGGGTGGCACAGGCGGTCAGGACCTGATCGCCCACATCGTGGCCATAACGATCATTGATTTCCTTGAAGTGATCGAGATCAGCCAGCAGCAAGGCAAAGGCATTGCCATTTCGCTGCCAGTTGCGGAAGGCATGCTCAAATCGATCAGTAAACAGAAAGCGATTGGGCAGGCCGGTCAGGAGATCGTGGGTGGCCAGATAGGCTGAACGCTCCTGTTCGATCTCGGCCTGATCGAGACTCAGGTAGTGGCGAACGGTGACCCAGGGAACGACAATCAGGGCTGCGCCGAGCAGAAGCAGGACGAGAAGCTGCTCGGCATGAAAAAAATCGCGCCACAATAATTGACGCTCGAAGGTCATCACCGTCGGCTGCGAAACATTGTCGATGCGTAGCTGCCGCGAAAATCGAGGCAACATCAGCCTGTCGAGGAGGCCTGCTTCGGCAGCCTGGTGGGCGAAAAGCTGGCTCTGGGGATTGCCGGGCGGCGTGATGATTGCCGCAAAGCTGATTTGCTCGTGATCGCCCTCCCTGCTTCTGGCGGGGACCAGGGACCGGGTCTTGATCAGCAGCAGGGCGACCATGGTATCGCCGAAGAAATTGAGGTCTGTCCCGGCTTTCCCAGCTTTCCGACTGACTTCCTGCAGCAGGATATAGGCACCATCGCCTTCGTACATGCTGAATACCGGCGAAACCACCGGCTTGATGTTGCGGTGGGCCAGAGCCATAGTGCGCGACAAATAGTCGACTGTTTCGAGGCGCAATCCGTAAATTGCCTGGGCTTCGGGCAGCGCCGGATACATGAAGAGGATGGGCCACGTTATATTCTTTTGGCTGTCATCCTGAAACGGTCTGCCGGTGAGTTCGGAGAAATCCTTGATCGAAAAATCGGAACGCCAAGTTTGGCGTAGCGTACCTTGGAATTGGAGTTCTTCCGAGAGGGCTACCCGACGGGCAACTTCGATCATGTAGATGTGAGGATAGGCCGCAGTGGCTGCGGCAGCGTACTTCATTGCCGAGTCGGTATCGCTGCGATCGACTGCCTGCAGGAATGCTGAAAATCCGGCGAGAACAGCTTCGTTGGTATCCAGCTTCTGCTTGACGTCACTGACGATGAGCCGGACATCTTCGTCGAAATGGCTTTCCCATCGGCTGATTTCCGCCAACATCAGCATGTGCGTGACGAAGGCGATGGCACCAAGCCAGGCAGTCATCAGAGCGAGCAGAGTGGGACGGAAGCGCGGACGGGGCATTTTGTGAAAAATGATAATTTCCCAAAATGTCCCACCTTGGCCGCTGTTTGTAAATAAGGCGAAGGTCATAGCCGTCACCGGCTGCCCATAGGCCTCGACTGCAATCTGGCCGCAGTTGCCGCTTGCCGCTTGCCGGGCGCTCAGGCGAGCGGCTCGTGGCGCAGCCAGACGGTAAAGCGCGCGCCTTCACCGGGCAGGCTGCTGACCGTCAGGCGCCCGCCGTAACGTTCGATCAGGTTCTTGCTGACCCATAGGCCGAGACCGTTCCCATCCGGTTTTTTGGTTG
The DNA window shown above is from Dechloromonas sp. HYN0024 and carries:
- a CDS encoding sensor domain-containing diguanylate cyclase is translated as MTAWLGAIAFVTHMLMLAEISRWESHFDEDVRLIVSDVKQKLDTNEAVLAGFSAFLQAVDRSDTDSAMKYAAAATAAYPHIYMIEVARRVALSEELQFQGTLRQTWRSDFSIKDFSELTGRPFQDDSQKNITWPILFMYPALPEAQAIYGLRLETVDYLSRTMALAHRNIKPVVSPVFSMYEGDGAYILLQEVSRKAGKAGTDLNFFGDTMVALLLIKTRSLVPARSREGDHEQISFAAIITPPGNPQSQLFAHQAAEAGLLDRLMLPRFSRQLRIDNVSQPTVMTFERQLLWRDFFHAEQLLVLLLLGAALIVVPWVTVRHYLSLDQAEIEQERSAYLATHDLLTGLPNRFLFTDRFEHAFRNWQRNGNAFALLLADLDHFKEINDRYGHDVGDQVLTACATRMADELRACDTVARYGGDEFVILLANILNIEDAENVGRKLLAAISAPIETTAGPLDLSCSIGIAICPTHGISLDTLRKLADQAMYQAKDQGRNAVSVFAGVPG